A DNA window from Corallococcus soli contains the following coding sequences:
- a CDS encoding cyclase family protein, with the protein MAMHSPLEDTTASPWVDVTVPVRDGMVHWPDNPPIQVRPHLDLAKGDAANVSHLSLGVHSGTHVDAPVHFIPGGLGVDALPLDRLLGDVRVLALPGGPAITAEALREHAPRRGERLLFKTANSRGRWDASDFQPGFTYLSSDGARFLVEAGVRTVGIDYLSIAGMEEGELTHRLLLEAGVCIIEGLDLTRVEPGPHEMVCLPLRLANGDGAPARVLLRSRTSPPTNG; encoded by the coding sequence ATGGCCATGCATTCGCCGTTGGAGGACACGACAGCCAGTCCCTGGGTGGACGTGACGGTGCCGGTGCGCGACGGGATGGTGCACTGGCCGGACAACCCGCCCATCCAGGTGCGCCCCCACCTGGACCTGGCGAAGGGGGATGCGGCCAACGTGTCGCACCTGTCGCTGGGCGTGCACTCAGGCACCCACGTGGACGCGCCCGTGCACTTCATCCCGGGGGGCCTGGGCGTGGACGCGCTGCCGCTCGACCGGCTCCTGGGGGACGTGCGGGTGCTGGCGCTGCCCGGGGGGCCGGCCATCACGGCGGAGGCGCTGCGGGAGCACGCGCCGCGACGGGGTGAGCGATTGCTGTTCAAGACAGCCAATTCCCGGGGCCGCTGGGACGCGTCCGACTTCCAGCCGGGCTTCACGTACCTGTCGAGCGACGGGGCGCGCTTCCTGGTGGAGGCGGGGGTGCGCACGGTGGGCATCGACTACCTGTCCATCGCCGGCATGGAGGAGGGGGAGCTGACGCACCGGCTCCTGCTGGAGGCGGGGGTGTGCATCATTGAAGGGCTGGACCTGACGCGGGTGGAGCCCGGCCCGCACGAGATGGTGTGTCTGCCTTTGCGACTCGCGAACGGGGACGGGGCTCCGGCGCGGGTGCTCCTGCGCTCACGGACGTCCCCGCCGACGAATGGATGA
- a CDS encoding alcohol dehydrogenase catalytic domain-containing protein: MLLRVREVGICGTDREIAAFEYGAPPPGEDHLVIGHEALGMLLHRTGIKEVVRLAWN, from the coding sequence GTGCTCTTGCGGGTGCGGGAGGTGGGCATCTGCGGCACGGACCGGGAGATCGCCGCGTTCGAGTACGGCGCCCCGCCCCCGGGCGAGGACCACCTGGTCATCGGACACGAGGCGCTGGGGATGTTGCTGCACCGCACGGGCATCAAGGAAGTGGTGCGGCTGGCGTGGAACTGA
- a CDS encoding protein kinase domain-containing protein gives MSPSRTVNPPPPEVLFKTGSRSFELVRVLRRSSHGEQQLIAIRRQPGREPVPVFLQALPLDGRRVSGLRDPRVRMQETVKLARLFQHPRIARLNGGHEAAGVLYLEWEHVPGYTLDDVSLLPLVYVHAYSEAFLLHVGLQLASLLAFLHGHADERGLPLGFVHRDLHPQGLRFTPDGTLVLTDLGDAFSRLPGRVPSSITRPHGQAFYGAPEVLFGEAADARSDLFSLGLMLLELATSLHLYSLPRALMGDLEARLTEADGQRVFQGMMVAEQAGRFTEDYGNIVTHAAAYRPEDIESLMFRLSPALRAILHRLLQRDPAERYATAEEVEADLQARATELGGHYGGPEAAAEFQKALAGTAPLLNAFQKDVGAFPRGSVLHLPTPVV, from the coding sequence ATGAGTCCTTCCAGGACGGTGAATCCTCCCCCTCCCGAAGTGCTGTTCAAGACGGGCTCCAGGTCCTTCGAGCTGGTGCGGGTGTTGCGGCGAAGCAGCCACGGGGAGCAGCAGCTCATCGCCATCCGGCGGCAGCCCGGGCGTGAACCCGTGCCGGTGTTCCTCCAGGCGCTGCCCCTGGATGGGCGGCGGGTGTCGGGCCTGCGAGACCCTCGCGTGCGGATGCAGGAGACGGTCAAGCTCGCGCGGTTGTTTCAGCACCCGCGCATCGCCCGGCTGAACGGCGGGCATGAAGCGGCGGGCGTCCTGTACCTCGAATGGGAGCATGTCCCCGGCTACACGTTGGATGACGTGTCGTTGCTGCCGCTGGTGTATGTGCATGCGTACTCCGAAGCCTTCCTGTTGCACGTAGGGCTCCAGTTGGCGTCCCTGCTTGCGTTCCTGCATGGGCACGCGGATGAGCGGGGTCTGCCATTGGGCTTCGTGCACCGCGACCTGCATCCGCAGGGCCTGCGGTTCACGCCGGACGGGACGTTGGTGCTCACGGACCTGGGAGATGCCTTCTCACGGCTGCCGGGTAGGGTGCCGTCCAGCATCACGCGTCCGCATGGACAGGCGTTCTACGGTGCTCCGGAGGTGTTGTTCGGCGAGGCCGCGGATGCGCGCTCGGACCTGTTCTCGCTGGGGCTCATGCTGCTGGAGCTGGCGACGAGCCTGCACCTCTACAGCCTCCCGCGTGCGCTGATGGGGGACCTGGAGGCGCGGCTGACGGAAGCGGATGGGCAGCGGGTGTTTCAGGGGATGATGGTGGCGGAGCAGGCGGGGCGGTTCACGGAAGACTACGGCAACATCGTCACGCATGCCGCCGCGTACCGGCCCGAGGACATCGAGTCGTTGATGTTCCGGTTGTCACCGGCCCTGCGCGCCATCCTCCACCGCCTGCTCCAGCGCGACCCCGCGGAGCGCTACGCGACGGCTGAGGAGGTGGAGGCGGATCTCCAGGCTCGCGCCACGGAGCTGGGCGGGCACTACGGTGGCCCCGAGGCGGCGGCGGAGTTCCAGAAGGCGCTCGCGGGCACGGCCCCGTTGCTGAATGCGTTCCAGAAGGACGTGGGAGCCTTCCCGCGCGGCAGCGTGCTGCACCTGCCGACGCCGGTGGTGTGA